One Hermetia illucens chromosome 4, iHerIll2.2.curated.20191125, whole genome shotgun sequence DNA segment encodes these proteins:
- the LOC119655111 gene encoding uncharacterized protein LOC119655111: MDLIVMFCAFLIVVAAKPFQPASQQQFKQIFNECLKSSNASPELAKLLSTNVYPETSEVDHILRCQVSRLGIFVDSSTGGSSQMGRWPSGYDPDRVMAQFKAAGYSLEPESVSSCLSQYEKLNENEKASKEIRCLVRKAREQRSVLRE, translated from the exons ATGGATTTGATAGTtatgttttgtgcatttctgatTGTT GTTGCCGCCAAACCATTTCAACCAGCAAGTCAACAgcaatttaaacaaattttcaacGAATGTCTAAAATCCTCTAACGCTTCTCCAGAGTTAGCTAAGCTACTTTCAACTAATGTTTACCCTGAGACATCAGAAGTAGACCATATCCTTCGCTGCCAAGTTTCCAGGCTAGGAATTTTCGTTGACTCTTCAACAGGAGGATCATCTCAAATGGGACGTTGGCCATCGGGATACGATCCTGATCGTGTGATGGCCCAATTCAAAGCAGCCGGGTACAGCCTTGAGCCTGAAAGTGTTTCTAGTTGTCTTAGCCAATATGAGAAgctaaatgaaaatgaaaaagccAGCAAAGAAATCAGATGTTTGGTTAGGAAAGCAAGGGAGCAACGCAGCGTCCTAAGGGAATGA